From Thalassotalea psychrophila:
AATTACTACGTGGTTACTAACCCTGGTAGTGATGTTACCATGTGGGCAGATCCTGACGGAGATGGTCCTGGTGAATTCCAAAAATGGAAATTACCGAGCGAAGACTTAGGCTATCCAGATATGGAGCGTAAGTATATCGCGTGGGATTTCACCATAGAACGCCCATGGCAAGACGACTGGTCATTACGAGCCAGTTATACCTGGTCGCATTCCTGGGGTAACTATGAAGGTTCAGTAAACTCTGATATTGGGCAATTTGATTCGGGCATTACTCAAAGTTTTGACTTTCCAGGCTTGGTTGACAACTCAGCGGGTAATTTACCTAATGATAAGCGCCATCAATTAAAGTTAAGTGGTGCCTATGCCATTACAGATGAGTTAACCGTTGGTTTTAATAGCTCGTTAATGTCTGGTCGTCCGAAAAACTGTATGGGTTTCCATCCAAGTAACACCGTGCCTCCTGGTTATGGACCTACGGCATTTTACTGCCTAGAAGTGGATCCTGAAAGTGACGATATGGAAAACCCGGATTATATCTCGGTGCCAAGTCCTCGTGGTTCACATGGTACAACCAAAAACACCTTCGTGCTTGATTTAAACCTTAAATACAATACCACCATAGCTGGTGTAGAAACTCATGCCAGTATCGACGTATTTAATATCTTAAATAAATCAACACCAAGTCGATATAACCCAACCGGTCAAGCGTTTGATCCTAATACATTACAACCAATTCAAAACCCTGATTTTGGTTTGCCTGTATCGTATCAACGACCTCGTTATGTGCAATTTACCCTTGGTTTGAAATATTAGTAAGCCCAACCAAGCTAACAACTGAATAAAACGGAGCCTAACGGCTCCGTTTCTATTTCACCGTACCGGAATCTTAATGATTCAGCAAAGATGGGTATTCAGGTACTGTTCTATCTAGTTTGAATAACATAAATGTACTTTTTATGGGCAAAAGTGCTTAAGTTGTAGTTGCTGATAATATTCAACATTAATAATAATTTCTTTATGTAACAACGGGTTATTTTTAATTCATGATTGGTAAGATGCTTGCAACAGTGTAGTTATGGCACACAGCAAGCGGGAATGAATTATGTTATTAGCAATTCTTTATCAGTTACTGTTCAATAGGAAGCGTGGTTTTTTAGTGTTTCGTAACTATTTACAATCATTTAAAGCCCTAATTTGCCAATTAACACCAGCGAAATTATCCAACCATCAACTCACTATGCTGATATTTATGATGTTTTACGCCACAGTTGTAATCACCGCAAAGGCACAGACTAGTGAAACAGTAGAGCAAACATTTGAGCTGAAACCCTATATAGGTATTGGTTTAGGCAATTGGGATACAGGTGTGAGCGAGTTGGATGATGATTTGGGTATGGAGTTCTACATTGGCGCTAAATTTAATACCATTTTTGCCGTTGAGTTTGGCGGGTTTTATGGATATTCCGAACAAGTTGACTCGAACAGTCAATTTGAACTGGACTCTTATTCTCTGGCTGGAGTTGCTCACTATCCATTAAACCAGCATGTTGATCTGGTAGGAAAGTTAGGAATATATTACTGGGATACTGAACTTAGAAAACCAGATGTCTGCTTTATTTTGTGCTCTGATGGTGAAAAGCTTAATTCTGACAGTGGTTTAGATATGTTTTTCAGTTACGGTATCAACGTCCATATTTCTAGATCATTATCATTAGGCCTGGCCCAAAGCCATTACTCGTTCGACAGCCTT
This genomic window contains:
- a CDS encoding outer membrane beta-barrel protein, producing MLLAILYQLLFNRKRGFLVFRNYLQSFKALICQLTPAKLSNHQLTMLIFMMFYATVVITAKAQTSETVEQTFELKPYIGIGLGNWDTGVSELDDDLGMEFYIGAKFNTIFAVEFGGFYGYSEQVDSNSQFELDSYSLAGVAHYPLNQHVDLVGKLGIYYWDTELRKPDVCFILCSDGEKLNSDSGLDMFFSYGINVHISRSLSLGLAQSHYSFDSLGYDADSTMTSVRLTWWF